From one Tsukamurella tyrosinosolvens genomic stretch:
- a CDS encoding APC family permease, with translation MTATAGPAAAPGTGLERTLGVGHIVFMVVAMAAPLTVFAGLIPLMLGTGNGIGTPVDFVIVGVVLLLFTAGYSAMTPEVRNAGAFYSYVQRGLGTAAGLGAAALALVTYSVLMVAVSGYLGASARTVVETFSGASVPWWLLAGAGLAVIGFLGHRNVDVSARVLGVLLVAEIGVVAIIDLAITMRGGAGGLTAEPLSWNAFAGGAPATGIMFAVFGFVGFEATAVFRSEAKDPDRTIPRATYIAVALIATVCAVSAWAMIVGLGVDRAAELAAGDPEGLASGLATRYISQVAHDAVQVLLVTSFFACVLTAHNVVSRYLFALGRQGALPPRLGEVHPAHRSPYVASLLTSAVTGVLVAVTAVAGLDPVIQVYAWFGGAGTLGLIALLTLTSAAVVVHFRRRRTASPWHGTIAPALALVALTGILVLVVADFEILIGSRALADLFLGLLAVAFLGGLAWATILRRSRPAVYAALE, from the coding sequence GTGACCGCGACGGCCGGGCCCGCGGCCGCCCCCGGCACCGGTCTGGAGCGGACGCTCGGCGTCGGGCACATCGTGTTCATGGTCGTCGCCATGGCAGCGCCGTTGACGGTGTTCGCCGGGCTGATCCCGCTGATGCTCGGAACGGGCAACGGGATCGGAACGCCCGTCGACTTCGTGATCGTGGGTGTGGTCCTTCTGCTGTTCACCGCGGGGTACTCCGCTATGACGCCGGAGGTCCGCAACGCCGGCGCGTTCTACTCCTACGTCCAGCGGGGGCTCGGGACGGCGGCGGGGCTCGGCGCTGCGGCACTGGCGCTGGTCACCTACAGCGTGCTGATGGTCGCGGTCTCCGGATACCTCGGCGCTTCGGCGCGCACCGTGGTCGAGACCTTCTCGGGTGCGTCGGTGCCGTGGTGGCTGCTCGCCGGCGCCGGTCTCGCCGTCATCGGCTTCCTGGGCCATCGGAACGTCGACGTCAGCGCCCGCGTGCTCGGCGTCCTGCTCGTCGCCGAGATCGGCGTCGTCGCGATCATCGACCTCGCGATCACGATGCGCGGCGGAGCCGGCGGACTCACTGCGGAGCCGTTGTCCTGGAACGCCTTCGCCGGTGGTGCGCCCGCTACCGGGATCATGTTCGCGGTCTTCGGCTTCGTCGGCTTCGAGGCGACCGCGGTCTTCCGGTCGGAGGCGAAGGATCCCGATCGCACGATCCCGAGGGCCACGTACATCGCGGTGGCGCTGATCGCGACCGTATGCGCCGTATCGGCCTGGGCCATGATCGTCGGCCTCGGTGTCGATCGCGCCGCCGAGCTCGCGGCGGGCGACCCCGAGGGCCTCGCTTCCGGCCTCGCGACGCGGTACATCTCGCAGGTCGCGCACGACGCCGTGCAGGTGCTGCTGGTCACGAGCTTCTTCGCCTGCGTCCTCACTGCCCACAACGTCGTCTCGCGCTACCTCTTCGCCCTGGGCCGCCAGGGCGCCCTGCCGCCCCGGCTCGGCGAGGTCCACCCGGCGCACCGGTCGCCGTACGTCGCCTCGCTCCTCACCTCGGCCGTGACCGGCGTCCTCGTCGCGGTCACCGCGGTCGCCGGACTCGACCCCGTCATCCAGGTCTACGCCTGGTTCGGCGGCGCCGGAACCCTCGGACTGATCGCGCTGCTGACCCTGACATCCGCAGCGGTCGTCGTGCACTTCCGGCGGCGGCGCACCGCGTCCCCGTGGCACGGCACCATCGCTCCCGCGCTCGCCCTCGTGGCGCTCACCGGGATCCTCGTGCTCGTCGTCGCCGACTTCGAAATCCTCATCGGCTCCCGCGCCCTGGCCGACCTTTTCCTGGGCCTGCTCGCCGTGGCGTTCCTCGGCGGCCTCGCGTGGGCGACGATCCTGCGCCGATCCCGGCCGGCCGTCTACGCGGCCCTCGAGTGA
- a CDS encoding alpha/beta fold hydrolase, which produces MPEDLDRFAVLPGGTRVCFRIDGPTDGPPVLLVAGLAEDLTTWSDRFVSALVATGFQVIRMDNRDCGRSTYATTPPPNTLRQLLARPRRDAYTLADMAADAAQLIEHLGVGPVHLVGRSMGGMIAQTVAARYPYLVTTLTSLYSTTGDPKVGQPAPSTWVLLSAPPARDRVGAVRSHLRMTAHLAGAAYPIDEAEEAAHAVTTFERTAGDAVAGTSRQLQAIQASGDRSEELSRITAPTLVINGDRDLIVAPSGGDATAAAIQGARHIVVPGMGHHLPDALALRIADHVVAHLERAVAR; this is translated from the coding sequence ATGCCTGAGGACCTCGACCGGTTCGCCGTGCTCCCCGGCGGAACCCGCGTCTGCTTCCGCATCGACGGTCCTACCGACGGCCCGCCGGTCCTGCTCGTCGCGGGGCTCGCGGAGGACCTCACCACCTGGTCCGACCGGTTCGTCTCCGCGCTCGTCGCGACCGGGTTCCAGGTGATCCGCATGGACAACCGGGACTGTGGACGGTCGACGTACGCGACGACCCCACCGCCGAACACGCTGCGTCAGTTGCTCGCCCGGCCGCGGCGGGACGCGTACACACTCGCCGACATGGCCGCCGATGCGGCGCAGCTGATCGAGCACCTGGGCGTCGGACCCGTCCACCTCGTCGGACGATCGATGGGCGGCATGATCGCCCAGACCGTCGCCGCCCGGTACCCGTACCTCGTCACGACGCTCACCTCCCTGTACTCGACCACCGGCGATCCGAAGGTGGGGCAGCCGGCACCGTCGACCTGGGTCCTGCTCTCCGCCCCACCGGCGCGCGACCGGGTGGGTGCAGTCCGCTCACACCTGCGGATGACCGCGCACCTCGCCGGCGCCGCGTACCCGATCGATGAGGCGGAGGAGGCCGCGCACGCCGTCACGACGTTCGAGCGCACCGCCGGCGACGCGGTCGCCGGCACCTCCCGCCAGCTCCAGGCGATCCAGGCCTCGGGCGACCGATCCGAGGAGCTCTCGCGGATCACCGCGCCCACGCTCGTGATCAACGGCGACCGTGACCTCATCGTGGCCCCGTCGGGCGGCGACGCCACCGCGGCGGCGATCCAAGGGGCGCGACACATCGTGGTCCCCGGCATGGGGCACCACCTGCCGGACGCGCTCGCGCTGCGCATCGCCGACCACGTCGTGGCCCACCTCGAGCGGGCGGTGGCGCGGTGA
- a CDS encoding flavin-containing monooxygenase — MNVPTSRTEDLDIVIVGAGIAGIGAAKYITEAFPDKRVAILEGRENIGGTWDLFKYPGIRSDNGLHTYGYEFKPWTDPDAIAEAPKILKYLQETVDEYDLGRLIRFEHGVRHASWSSADARWTLDVRTPDGERRITTKWIFAGTGYYRYDEGYTPHFEGREDFRGDIIHPQHWPEDYDYAGKRVVVIGSGATAVTLIPSMLNHDGAAAHVTMLQRTPTYVVPWPKVDTSALLFFRLFGEKRGYAVTRFASIWAERGQVKFIRAFPKAARTLIRKANAKSLPEGYPVDTHFNPPYKPWDQRLCLCPDGDFFAALSDGGASIVTDKIERFTETGIALESGDHLDADLIVTATGLNMRLLGGIDFDVDGEAVAIPDTVAYRGTLLTGLPNLSIAIGYTTSAWTLKIGIVARYLCELIKHMDAFGYDSVRVDADPTMERRPILDLSSGYAQRARDVIPKQGTGLFQMSMSYQQDAKILRGPLLDDALQFGSTRDEAGASTKERVDA; from the coding sequence ATGAACGTACCGACAAGCCGCACTGAAGATCTCGACATCGTCATCGTCGGCGCCGGGATCGCCGGCATCGGCGCCGCGAAGTACATCACCGAGGCCTTCCCGGACAAGCGAGTGGCGATCCTCGAAGGCCGCGAGAACATCGGCGGCACCTGGGACCTGTTCAAGTACCCCGGGATCCGCTCCGACAACGGCCTCCACACCTACGGCTACGAGTTCAAGCCGTGGACGGATCCCGACGCCATCGCCGAGGCGCCGAAGATCCTGAAGTATCTCCAGGAGACGGTCGACGAGTACGACCTCGGTCGGCTCATCCGGTTCGAGCACGGCGTTCGGCACGCCTCCTGGTCGAGCGCCGACGCCCGCTGGACCCTGGACGTGCGAACCCCTGACGGCGAGCGGCGGATCACCACGAAGTGGATCTTCGCGGGCACCGGCTACTACCGCTACGACGAGGGCTACACCCCGCACTTCGAGGGCCGCGAGGACTTCCGGGGCGACATCATCCATCCGCAGCACTGGCCCGAGGACTACGACTACGCCGGCAAGAGGGTCGTCGTCATCGGCAGCGGCGCGACCGCCGTCACGCTGATCCCGTCCATGCTGAACCACGACGGGGCCGCAGCGCACGTCACCATGTTGCAGCGCACGCCGACCTACGTCGTACCGTGGCCGAAGGTCGACACCTCGGCGCTGCTCTTCTTCCGACTGTTCGGGGAGAAGCGTGGATACGCGGTCACCCGGTTCGCCAGCATCTGGGCCGAGCGAGGCCAGGTGAAGTTCATCCGCGCCTTCCCGAAGGCCGCCCGCACACTCATCCGGAAGGCCAACGCCAAGTCCCTGCCGGAGGGCTATCCCGTGGACACCCACTTCAACCCGCCGTACAAGCCGTGGGATCAGCGCCTGTGCCTCTGCCCCGACGGCGACTTCTTCGCCGCGCTGAGCGACGGCGGCGCCTCCATCGTCACCGACAAGATCGAGCGGTTCACCGAGACCGGGATCGCGCTCGAGTCCGGCGACCACCTCGACGCCGACCTCATCGTCACGGCGACGGGCCTGAACATGCGGCTCCTCGGCGGGATCGATTTCGACGTCGACGGCGAGGCCGTTGCCATCCCCGACACCGTTGCCTACCGCGGCACCCTGCTGACGGGCCTGCCCAACCTGTCCATCGCGATCGGCTACACCACCTCGGCGTGGACCCTGAAGATCGGGATCGTCGCCCGCTACCTCTGTGAGCTGATCAAGCACATGGACGCCTTCGGCTACGACAGCGTCCGCGTCGACGCCGACCCCACCATGGAGCGCCGGCCGATCCTGGATCTGAGCTCGGGCTACGCCCAGCGCGCGCGCGACGTCATCCCGAAGCAGGGCACGGGCCTGTTCCAGATGTCGATGTCGTACCAGCAGGACGCGAAGATCCTGCGCGGTCCGCTGCTCGACGACGCCCTGCAGTTCGGTTCCACCCGCGACGAGGCGGGCGCGTCCACCAAGGAGCGGGTCGATGCCTGA
- a CDS encoding dihydrofolate reductase family protein translates to MTAYSYYTASTLDGFLADENDSLDWLLSQPIDDGGPMNIEEYMAGVGAIVMGYTTYQWVVDRVEAGDEPWYYADYAVFVFTHRELDPIHPGVRFVAGAPSELRATVEEAAGEKGVWVVGGGDLAAQFAEAGMLDEVVISYAPATVGSGRPLFPRAFDFELVEWARNKAFLCGRYRVIGSRA, encoded by the coding sequence ATGACCGCCTACTCGTACTACACCGCGTCCACCCTCGACGGCTTCCTCGCCGACGAGAACGACAGCCTGGACTGGCTGCTCAGCCAGCCGATCGACGACGGCGGCCCGATGAACATCGAGGAGTACATGGCCGGCGTGGGCGCGATCGTGATGGGCTACACCACCTACCAGTGGGTCGTCGATCGCGTCGAGGCGGGCGACGAACCGTGGTACTACGCCGACTACGCGGTGTTCGTGTTCACCCACCGGGAGCTGGACCCCATCCACCCGGGGGTGCGCTTCGTGGCGGGCGCCCCGTCCGAGCTCCGCGCGACGGTGGAGGAGGCTGCGGGCGAGAAGGGCGTGTGGGTGGTCGGCGGCGGCGACCTCGCGGCACAGTTCGCCGAGGCCGGCATGCTCGACGAGGTCGTGATCAGTTACGCGCCCGCCACCGTGGGGTCGGGGCGGCCGTTGTTCCCGCGCGCCTTCGACTTCGAATTGGTGGAGTGGGCGCGCAACAAGGCGTTCCTCTGCGGCCGCTACCGCGTGATCGGTAGCCGCGCATGA
- a CDS encoding helix-turn-helix domain-containing protein, whose product MSEPADPLRRLLEAVLADPHDSLDAMAAGAHSSLHHFARQVRAGAGESPVALRRRVLLERAAWQLQRGSTVTDAAFAAGYDSVEGFIRAFARAYGHSPSQLPATVGHWLPSPNGLHFHSPTVLYIEDGHEESTGDVLALQVQHDAADIGALLDAVEGLSAEEYRKVRLAGSTPRHWDGPDESLAQVMWHLVHSTEPWLATIAGDPEPRRDPAVDPDVLRAHHERTSPRWLGLIRDIERRSAWGDRVIDALCDPPESFLLSQIVAHELTFSAHRRLLARWMLADVGVAVDTPELDPDPIIWHRRITGGAS is encoded by the coding sequence ATGTCCGAACCCGCCGACCCGCTGCGCCGACTCCTCGAGGCCGTCCTCGCCGATCCGCACGACAGCCTCGACGCCATGGCCGCCGGCGCGCACAGCTCGCTGCATCATTTCGCCCGGCAGGTGCGCGCCGGCGCGGGCGAATCGCCCGTCGCGCTGCGTCGACGGGTCCTGCTCGAACGCGCCGCCTGGCAACTGCAACGCGGATCGACGGTGACCGACGCCGCCTTCGCCGCGGGGTACGACTCCGTCGAAGGATTCATCCGGGCCTTCGCCCGCGCCTACGGTCACTCACCGTCGCAGCTTCCGGCCACCGTCGGGCACTGGTTGCCCTCGCCCAACGGCCTGCACTTCCACTCGCCGACGGTGCTGTACATCGAGGACGGGCACGAGGAGTCGACGGGAGACGTACTGGCGCTGCAGGTCCAGCACGACGCGGCCGACATCGGCGCCCTTCTGGACGCGGTCGAGGGGCTGTCGGCCGAGGAGTACCGGAAGGTGCGACTCGCCGGATCGACCCCGCGACACTGGGACGGTCCGGACGAATCCCTCGCGCAGGTGATGTGGCACCTCGTGCACAGCACCGAACCGTGGCTCGCCACGATCGCGGGCGATCCCGAGCCCCGGCGCGACCCCGCCGTCGATCCCGATGTCCTTCGCGCGCACCACGAGCGGACCTCGCCGCGGTGGCTCGGCCTGATCCGTGACATCGAACGACGTAGCGCGTGGGGTGACCGGGTGATCGACGCGCTGTGCGACCCGCCCGAGTCCTTCCTGCTCTCGCAGATCGTGGCGCACGAGCTGACCTTCTCCGCGCACCGCCGGCTCCTGGCGCGCTGGATGCTGGCCGACGTCGGCGTCGCCGTCGACACTCCCGAACTGGATCCCGATCCCATCATCTGGCACCGACGCATCACCGGAGGAGCATCATGA
- a CDS encoding flavin monoamine oxidase family protein, whose product MTAPKPAREESARVVVIGAGMSGLMAATTLSAHVDDVVVLEAADRAGGRVETVRQGDYWINVGTQFTEGTGPLIEALDRHDVARGSLAGKGVALGLNGEVIDTSNPVQLMFSKGMSFLDRIGMAVVGARVVSGAVALGMNPDGAIGRRVRASLDRKSGDAVVRGVRSATTRAVVRAWAAQWMGCEPEETAATQFVFSVGIAIADPEKVPNFSLPVGGNQTLTDILAQDLGDKIRLGATVSTVEWDDDGVVVEYEDANGPVRLRAERAVVTVPADIATRILPGLPSSYRAAYDDIEYGRYVVVGFFTEEDGEPQAWDDFFAVSTPLLQFQAVFNHAAALRGQGPRTPGGALACFAGGAKADALLDLPDEEIADRFSRDLVSLYPQLRGKLGTPIVRKHHRVVPFWAPNKRASLPVLREPVGPIHLAGDFLLDVPSLADAAASGERAATAVLAELGVAATN is encoded by the coding sequence ATGACCGCACCGAAGCCCGCCCGCGAGGAGTCCGCCCGCGTCGTCGTGATCGGAGCGGGCATGTCCGGCCTCATGGCCGCGACCACCCTGTCCGCCCACGTCGATGACGTCGTCGTCCTCGAAGCCGCCGACCGCGCGGGCGGGCGCGTCGAGACCGTCCGGCAGGGCGACTACTGGATCAACGTCGGCACGCAGTTCACTGAGGGCACGGGCCCGCTCATCGAGGCGCTGGACCGGCACGACGTCGCCCGCGGCAGCCTCGCGGGCAAGGGGGTCGCGCTCGGGCTCAACGGCGAAGTGATCGACACGTCGAATCCGGTGCAGCTCATGTTCTCCAAGGGGATGAGCTTCCTGGACCGGATCGGGATGGCCGTCGTCGGCGCGCGCGTCGTCTCGGGCGCGGTCGCTCTGGGGATGAACCCCGACGGCGCCATCGGCCGTCGCGTGCGGGCGTCCTTGGATCGCAAGTCCGGCGACGCCGTCGTGCGCGGCGTGCGATCGGCCACCACCCGCGCCGTCGTCCGGGCCTGGGCGGCCCAGTGGATGGGCTGCGAACCGGAGGAGACCGCCGCCACGCAGTTCGTCTTCTCCGTGGGGATCGCCATCGCAGATCCCGAGAAGGTGCCGAACTTCTCGCTCCCCGTCGGCGGCAACCAGACGCTGACGGACATCCTTGCCCAGGATCTGGGCGACAAGATCCGGCTGGGCGCCACGGTGAGCACGGTCGAGTGGGACGACGACGGTGTCGTCGTCGAGTACGAGGATGCGAACGGCCCCGTGCGGCTTCGTGCCGAGCGTGCCGTCGTCACCGTGCCGGCCGACATCGCCACTCGGATCCTTCCCGGCCTCCCGTCGTCGTACCGGGCCGCGTACGACGACATCGAGTACGGCCGCTACGTGGTGGTCGGGTTCTTCACGGAGGAGGACGGCGAGCCCCAGGCCTGGGACGACTTCTTCGCCGTGTCGACGCCGCTGTTGCAGTTCCAGGCGGTGTTCAACCACGCGGCGGCGCTGCGCGGACAAGGTCCGCGGACGCCGGGCGGCGCGCTCGCCTGCTTCGCGGGCGGCGCGAAGGCGGACGCCCTCCTCGACCTGCCCGACGAGGAGATCGCGGATCGGTTCAGCCGTGACCTCGTCTCGCTGTATCCGCAGCTGAGGGGCAAGCTCGGGACGCCGATCGTCCGCAAGCACCACCGCGTGGTGCCGTTCTGGGCTCCGAACAAGCGCGCGTCGCTCCCGGTGTTGCGCGAGCCGGTCGGCCCGATCCATCTCGCGGGCGACTTCCTGCTCGACGTGCCCTCGCTCGCGGACGCCGCGGCGTCGGGCGAGCGGGCGGCGACGGCCGTTCTCGCCGAGCTCGGGGTCGCCGCGACGAACTGA
- a CDS encoding TetR/AcrR family transcriptional regulator, with amino-acid sequence MARIPAAERRSELVDAAVRVIAAHGVDGATTRRIADEANAPLATLHYCFASKEELFAEVFQYVAGQYREVLARNDCHGDVKETARSLMRGVMEWYVANEDFGRAIIELISWARRQASGQAVMVYTEANAALRAILEADAAAAGQSPAEGAIDELAYVVTVLSDGFAMNWLVFADRDAAPAQMDLTVHMLDAWMDANLDAGDDRVPVTTGPLLSWVDLG; translated from the coding sequence ATGGCCCGCATCCCCGCCGCCGAGCGGCGTTCAGAACTGGTCGACGCCGCCGTGCGTGTGATCGCGGCCCACGGGGTCGACGGCGCCACGACCCGCCGAATCGCGGATGAGGCGAACGCGCCACTGGCGACGCTGCACTACTGCTTCGCCTCGAAGGAGGAGCTGTTCGCCGAGGTCTTTCAGTACGTCGCCGGTCAATACCGGGAAGTACTGGCGCGCAACGACTGTCATGGAGACGTGAAGGAGACTGCACGCTCGCTGATGCGCGGGGTCATGGAGTGGTACGTCGCGAACGAGGATTTCGGCCGCGCGATCATCGAGTTGATCAGCTGGGCGCGACGCCAGGCGAGCGGGCAGGCGGTCATGGTGTACACCGAGGCGAACGCCGCGCTGCGCGCCATTCTCGAGGCTGACGCAGCGGCCGCGGGGCAGTCCCCGGCCGAGGGGGCGATCGACGAGCTGGCGTACGTGGTCACCGTCCTCTCGGACGGCTTCGCCATGAACTGGTTGGTGTTCGCCGATCGGGACGCGGCTCCCGCCCAGATGGACCTCACTGTCCACATGCTGGACGCCTGGATGGACGCGAACCTGGATGCGGGCGACGACCGCGTCCCGGTGACCACGGGGCCGCTCCTGTCGTGGGTCGACCTCGGCTGA
- a CDS encoding NAD(P)/FAD-dependent oxidoreductase produces MKIMYDTGWAAPPLPAEPQLAGDVHCDVVVIGGGGGGMAAAIRLAESGADVVLVEARTLGAGASGRNAGYITNSIAADPEMLDHLVEPDRLRALYRYAENAVHFAESTIDEHRIECGHVKAGIVMAAVSKGQLRRARRIAKVLQKNGAASEFVDGREAGLPEGFLGGVRERVGGTVNPGEFVVGLRRATIAAGVRVYEHTPARDVTDTGDGVTVDTPGGSVRAKRALLMTNADNGAFAIAPKNLATPTYTCLLETEPIAPERLDQIGWTSRAPMVSLHMILENHRVTPRGTIVFGTRRVEAGRVPLPERTPSPAVADDLVRGFRERFPGLRDVGFRSVWGGWISMSGTWMPAAGEASDNVLYSQACNGHGFAQAQYVGHLLADHVGGAPRHADLDAIWHGRKRFRPSVVNGPTLYAGWLADRALDRLAALTH; encoded by the coding sequence ATGAAGATCATGTACGACACCGGGTGGGCCGCACCCCCGCTTCCCGCCGAACCTCAGCTGGCCGGCGACGTGCACTGCGATGTCGTCGTGATCGGCGGCGGTGGCGGGGGCATGGCCGCGGCGATCCGCCTCGCCGAGAGCGGCGCCGATGTGGTCCTCGTGGAGGCCCGCACCCTCGGCGCAGGCGCGAGCGGCCGCAACGCCGGCTACATCACCAACTCCATCGCCGCCGATCCCGAGATGCTCGATCACCTCGTCGAGCCGGACCGCTTGCGGGCGCTGTACCGCTACGCGGAGAACGCCGTCCACTTCGCCGAGAGCACCATCGACGAACACCGGATCGAATGCGGACACGTGAAGGCCGGCATCGTCATGGCGGCCGTCAGCAAGGGCCAACTCCGCCGGGCACGCCGGATCGCGAAGGTCCTGCAGAAGAACGGCGCGGCCTCGGAGTTCGTGGACGGCCGCGAGGCCGGATTGCCGGAGGGCTTCCTCGGCGGCGTGCGCGAACGCGTCGGTGGCACGGTCAATCCCGGCGAATTCGTCGTCGGCCTCCGGCGCGCTACCATCGCAGCGGGCGTGCGGGTGTACGAGCACACCCCCGCCCGCGACGTGACGGACACCGGCGACGGCGTCACCGTCGACACCCCTGGCGGCAGCGTCCGCGCGAAGCGGGCCCTGCTGATGACGAACGCCGACAACGGGGCGTTCGCGATCGCCCCGAAGAATCTCGCGACGCCCACGTACACCTGCCTCCTGGAGACCGAGCCGATCGCACCCGAAAGGCTGGACCAGATCGGCTGGACCAGTCGTGCGCCGATGGTCTCGCTGCACATGATCCTGGAGAACCACCGCGTCACCCCGCGCGGCACGATCGTCTTCGGTACCCGCAGGGTGGAGGCCGGCCGTGTCCCCCTCCCTGAGCGCACGCCCTCCCCCGCAGTAGCCGACGACTTGGTCCGCGGCTTCCGCGAGCGGTTCCCCGGGCTCCGCGACGTCGGATTCCGGAGCGTATGGGGCGGGTGGATCTCGATGAGCGGCACCTGGATGCCCGCTGCCGGGGAGGCGTCGGACAACGTCCTGTACTCCCAGGCCTGCAACGGCCACGGCTTCGCCCAGGCGCAGTACGTCGGCCACCTCCTCGCCGACCACGTCGGCGGCGCGCCGCGCCACGCGGACCTCGACGCGATCTGGCACGGCCGCAAGCGGTTCCGGCCCAGCGTCGTCAACGGTCCCACGCTCTACGCCGGCTGGCTGGCCGACCGCGCTCTCGATCGTCTCGCAGCACTCACCCACTGA
- a CDS encoding transporter, whose protein sequence is MKEILFMIADVWAIVVGYTYGIKFIRKHHNYLLGLEWIVVATSCTNFLLFAATKSSHDSVLYMIASFFDAFSRSVGITLILVLGLMQVTHRYKPTLPVEIGSFALAAVCGFLLVGYQESAYATPIKIFFIVVNVLTSAFLIYFAARLWRIGERGHAIWAGVSTFCSFLIAAIYDFVQIPGDDAEHTIFYTLALASWGLQMFVFYRAYDAFDADNKRVDAQAVNAAPATA, encoded by the coding sequence ATGAAGGAAATCCTGTTCATGATCGCCGATGTATGGGCGATCGTCGTCGGCTACACGTACGGCATCAAGTTCATCCGCAAGCATCACAACTACCTTCTGGGGCTCGAGTGGATCGTCGTCGCCACGTCGTGCACGAACTTCCTACTCTTCGCCGCGACCAAGTCCAGTCATGACAGCGTGCTGTACATGATCGCCTCGTTCTTCGACGCGTTCTCCCGCTCCGTCGGCATCACGTTGATCCTGGTCCTCGGCCTGATGCAGGTGACGCACCGGTACAAGCCGACCCTGCCCGTCGAGATCGGCTCATTCGCACTGGCCGCCGTCTGCGGCTTCCTCCTGGTCGGCTACCAGGAATCGGCCTACGCGACGCCCATCAAGATCTTCTTCATCGTGGTCAACGTGCTCACCAGCGCTTTCCTGATCTACTTCGCCGCGCGGCTGTGGCGCATCGGCGAGCGGGGTCACGCGATCTGGGCGGGCGTCTCGACCTTCTGCAGCTTCCTCATCGCCGCGATCTACGACTTCGTCCAGATCCCCGGGGACGACGCCGAGCACACGATCTTCTACACCCTCGCACTCGCGTCCTGGGGCCTGCAGATGTTCGTCTTCTACCGCGCGTACGACGCGTTCGACGCCGACAACAAGCGGGTCGACGCGCAGGCGGTCAACGCCGCTCCAGCCACGGCTTGA
- a CDS encoding antibiotic biosynthesis monooxygenase, giving the protein MPHTETRSEAGAAHKASLTSVARRIAPGREHEFLAWTDAGIALARTYRGFLGGGWVRSADDPELYFVIYRFASDEELDDWQRSRVRKHWLERCEGLAVETATHRLSGIEGWFSPQPDGAGPVAAPVAKVPPRWKQAVAIWLGFFPLSLLINFLVLPHLTFLPAHGWGLVGRTLIATLINTPLMVFLVLPWVTARIKPWLERR; this is encoded by the coding sequence ATGCCCCACACCGAGACCCGGTCGGAGGCAGGAGCGGCCCACAAGGCCTCGCTGACCTCCGTCGCCCGACGTATCGCCCCCGGCCGCGAACACGAATTCCTGGCCTGGACCGACGCGGGGATCGCGCTGGCCCGTACCTACCGCGGCTTCCTGGGCGGCGGATGGGTCCGGTCCGCGGACGACCCCGAGCTGTACTTCGTGATCTACCGCTTCGCCTCCGACGAGGAGCTGGACGACTGGCAGCGCTCGCGGGTGCGCAAGCACTGGCTGGAGCGGTGCGAGGGCCTCGCCGTCGAGACCGCCACCCACCGCCTGTCCGGGATCGAGGGCTGGTTCTCCCCGCAGCCCGACGGTGCCGGCCCCGTCGCCGCCCCCGTGGCGAAGGTGCCGCCGCGGTGGAAGCAGGCCGTCGCCATCTGGTTGGGCTTCTTCCCGCTGTCGCTGCTGATCAACTTCCTGGTGCTCCCGCACCTGACGTTCCTCCCCGCACACGGCTGGGGCCTGGTGGGCCGCACCCTGATCGCGACGCTGATCAACACCCCGCTCATGGTCTTCCTGGTGCTGCCGTGGGTGACCGCGCGGATCAAGCCGTGGCTGGAGCGGCGTTGA
- a CDS encoding amino acid-binding protein: MSYLLRVRLTDRPGSLGSLAVALGSVGADILSLDVVERGDGFAVDDIVVDLGPQSLPDTLITAAESLDGITVDSIRPYADVLDTHRELELIDHVAGAGHDQLQMLADQVPRVLRVGWCAVLGNTPETQWPVFGSSGLPETPPEHLDFLPLSGPVALDPEADWVPDAWQQLDTKLAAAPLGAIGKVVLVGRPGGPDFRPSEVARLGYLAGIVATVLVR; the protein is encoded by the coding sequence GTGTCCTACCTCCTGCGCGTCCGCCTCACCGACCGTCCCGGCAGCCTGGGTTCCCTGGCCGTGGCCCTCGGCTCGGTGGGTGCCGACATCCTCTCGCTCGACGTCGTGGAGCGCGGCGATGGCTTCGCGGTGGACGACATCGTCGTGGACCTGGGCCCGCAGTCGCTGCCGGACACCCTGATCACCGCGGCGGAGTCGCTGGACGGCATCACGGTCGACTCGATCCGTCCGTACGCCGACGTCCTGGACACCCACCGCGAACTCGAGCTCATCGACCACGTGGCCGGCGCCGGGCACGACCAACTGCAGATGCTGGCCGACCAGGTCCCGCGCGTGCTGCGGGTGGGCTGGTGCGCCGTGCTGGGCAACACCCCGGAGACCCAATGGCCCGTCTTCGGCTCGTCCGGCCTACCCGAGACGCCGCCCGAGCACCTCGACTTCCTGCCGCTCAGCGGCCCCGTCGCCCTCGATCCCGAGGCGGACTGGGTGCCGGACGCCTGGCAGCAGCTCGACACCAAGCTGGCCGCGGCCCCGCTGGGCGCGATCGGCAAGGTCGTGCTCGTCGGCCGGCCGGGCGGCCCGGACTTCCGACCGTCCGAAGTGGCCCGGTTGGGCTACCTCGCCGGCATCGTGGCGACGGTGCTGGTCCGCTAA